The Pseudomonas berkeleyensis genome includes a region encoding these proteins:
- a CDS encoding acetaldehyde dehydrogenase (acetylating), with product MSKKLKVAIVGSGNIGTDLMIKVMRNAKHLEMGAMVGIDPASDGLARAARLGVATTHEGVEGLTRLSVFADIDFVFDATSAGAHVKNDAFLRGIKPGIRLIDLTPAAIGPYCVPVVNLEQNLSQLNVNMVTCGGQATIPMVAAVSRVAKVHYAEIIASIASKSAGPGTRANIDEFTETTSKAIEVIGGAAKGKAIIIMNPAEPPLMMRDTVFVLSEAADQAQIAASVEEMAAAVQAYVPGYRLKQQVQFDVIPESAPLNIPGHGRFSGLKTSIFLEVEGAAHYLPAYAGNLDIMTSAALATAERMAQSMGASA from the coding sequence ATGAGCAAGAAACTGAAAGTCGCCATCGTCGGCTCGGGCAATATCGGCACCGACCTGATGATCAAGGTGATGCGCAACGCCAAGCACCTGGAAATGGGCGCGATGGTCGGCATCGATCCGGCCTCCGATGGCCTGGCCCGTGCAGCGCGCCTGGGCGTGGCGACCACCCATGAAGGGGTCGAGGGTCTGACCCGCCTGTCGGTGTTCGCCGATATCGACTTCGTCTTCGATGCCACCAGCGCCGGCGCCCACGTGAAGAACGACGCCTTCCTGCGCGGCATCAAGCCGGGTATCCGCCTGATCGACCTGACGCCGGCAGCCATCGGCCCGTACTGCGTGCCGGTGGTGAATCTTGAGCAGAACCTGAGCCAGCTCAACGTCAACATGGTCACCTGCGGCGGCCAGGCGACCATCCCGATGGTGGCGGCTGTATCGCGCGTGGCCAAGGTGCACTACGCCGAGATCATCGCCTCGATCGCCAGCAAGTCCGCCGGCCCCGGTACCCGCGCCAATATCGACGAATTCACCGAGACCACCTCCAAGGCCATCGAAGTGATCGGCGGTGCGGCCAAGGGCAAGGCAATCATCATCATGAACCCGGCCGAGCCGCCGCTGATGATGCGCGACACCGTGTTCGTGCTCAGCGAAGCCGCCGACCAGGCGCAGATCGCCGCCAGCGTCGAGGAAATGGCCGCCGCCGTGCAGGCCTATGTGCCGGGCTATCGCCTCAAGCAGCAGGTGCAGTTCGACGTGATCCCCGAATCCGCGCCTTTGAACATTCCCGGCCACGGTCGCTTCAGCGGCCTGAAGACCTCGATCTTCCTCGAAGTGGAAGGCGCCGCCCATTACCTGCCGGCCTACGCCGGCAACCTCGACATCATGACCTCCGCCGCGCTGGCCACCGCCGAGCGCATG
- a CDS encoding feruloyl-CoA synthase: protein MTDFPNLAARLAPAEVIFEPRDNGEFVLRSPQPLQPYARCIGEWLERWARERPDQVYLAERHNGGWHRMTYREVRQRVGSLAQGLLDLDIPAGRPLLNLSDIDVDQALLSLAAMHVGIPVATTSVAYSRSTGDGCSKLKAIIEVLDPAVIFVSDGDTYYRALQLVKPDCLVVAARNAQEYPGAWSLAQLYKTETPAVMEAFARITGDTPARYLMTSGSTGTPKAVINSHGMLCANQQAIAQCWPFLEQVPVVVLDWLPWSHVFGANHNFNLVLRNGGSLYIDDGRPVPGLIERSIENIKLVKPTLYFNVPRGYDALLPYLERDEALAQALFGRLELLFYAAASLPGSTWDRLVACGRTVRSEPLFFASEWGATETSPVLTSVHYLIDRPGTIGLPVPGTEIKFVPSGDKHEMRVRGPSVFREYLGAPEKTAEAFDAEGFYCIGDAGRLVDPERPELGIQFDGRVTEDFKLSSGTWVSVGTLRPKLVSALAPYATDCVICGHDQEMIGALIYPGPALRELAGAAGASMSADELALLPEVRLALCAGLQALAKECPASSQHAFRALILDTPPSLEAGEITDKGYINQRTALSLRAEQVKRLYADSLDPAVILLAEAYGEPA from the coding sequence ATGACCGATTTCCCGAACCTTGCGGCGCGGCTGGCCCCTGCCGAGGTGATTTTCGAACCCCGTGACAATGGCGAATTCGTCCTGCGTTCGCCGCAACCCCTGCAACCCTACGCGCGCTGCATCGGCGAATGGCTGGAGCGCTGGGCGCGCGAGCGCCCGGATCAGGTCTATCTGGCCGAGCGGCACAATGGCGGCTGGCACCGCATGACCTACCGCGAGGTGCGCCAGCGTGTCGGCAGCCTGGCCCAGGGCCTGCTCGACCTGGACATTCCCGCCGGTCGTCCGCTGCTCAACCTGTCCGATATCGACGTCGACCAGGCGCTGCTGAGCCTGGCCGCGATGCACGTCGGCATTCCCGTGGCGACCACCTCGGTGGCCTATTCACGCAGCACGGGGGACGGCTGCAGCAAGCTCAAGGCGATCATCGAGGTACTCGACCCGGCCGTGATCTTCGTCAGCGACGGCGATACCTATTACCGTGCGCTGCAACTGGTCAAACCCGACTGCCTGGTGGTGGCCGCGCGCAACGCCCAGGAATACCCCGGCGCCTGGTCGCTGGCGCAGCTGTACAAGACCGAGACGCCTGCGGTGATGGAGGCCTTCGCCCGAATCACCGGCGACACCCCGGCGCGCTACCTGATGACCTCGGGCTCGACCGGCACGCCCAAGGCGGTGATCAACAGCCACGGCATGCTCTGCGCCAACCAGCAGGCCATCGCCCAGTGCTGGCCGTTCCTCGAACAGGTGCCGGTGGTGGTGCTCGACTGGTTGCCGTGGAGCCACGTGTTCGGCGCCAACCACAACTTCAATCTGGTGCTGCGCAACGGCGGCAGCCTGTATATCGACGATGGCCGTCCGGTGCCGGGGCTGATCGAGCGCAGCATCGAGAACATCAAGCTGGTCAAGCCGACCCTGTACTTCAACGTGCCGCGTGGTTACGACGCGTTGCTGCCCTATCTGGAGCGTGACGAGGCGTTGGCCCAGGCCCTGTTCGGCCGTCTGGAGCTGCTGTTCTATGCGGCGGCTTCGCTTCCGGGCAGCACCTGGGATCGGTTGGTCGCCTGTGGCCGCACGGTACGCAGCGAGCCGCTGTTTTTCGCCAGCGAATGGGGCGCGACCGAGACCTCGCCGGTGCTGACCAGCGTGCATTACCTGATCGATCGCCCCGGCACCATCGGTTTGCCGGTGCCGGGCACGGAGATCAAGTTCGTGCCTTCCGGCGACAAGCACGAGATGCGCGTGCGCGGCCCGTCGGTGTTTCGCGAATACCTGGGCGCGCCGGAGAAAACTGCCGAGGCCTTCGATGCCGAAGGCTTCTACTGCATCGGCGATGCCGGGCGCCTGGTCGATCCCGAACGGCCCGAGCTGGGTATCCAGTTCGATGGCCGGGTCACCGAGGACTTCAAGCTCAGCAGCGGTACCTGGGTGTCGGTCGGCACCCTGCGGCCCAAGCTGGTCAGCGCCCTGGCGCCCTATGCCACGGACTGCGTGATCTGCGGCCATGACCAGGAAATGATCGGCGCGCTGATCTACCCCGGCCCGGCCCTGCGTGAGCTGGCCGGCGCCGCTGGCGCAAGCATGAGCGCCGATGAACTGGCGTTGCTGCCGGAAGTGCGCCTGGCCCTGTGCGCCGGCCTGCAGGCATTGGCCAAGGAGTGTCCGGCTTCATCGCAGCATGCCTTCCGCGCGCTGATCCTCGATACGCCACCGAGCCTGGAAGCCGGCGAGATCACCGACAAGGGCTACATCAACCAGCGCACGGCCCTGAGCCTGCGTGCCGAGCAGGTCAAGCGGCTGTACGCCGACTCTCTCGACCCTGCCGTGATTCTGTTGGCTGAAGCCTATGGAGAACCCGCATGA
- a CDS encoding 2-keto-4-pentenoate hydratase yields the protein MSQPHLQSAAAALAQARQNRQPCGRVSERFDIVSLQDAYAVQAINTRAALDAGRRLSGCKIGLTSLAVQQQLGVDQPDFGMLFADMEYRHGQDVPTARLIQPKAEGEIAFVLGRDLPHADTTLGELISAVDYLLPALEIVDSAIEDWKITLVDTVADNASSGLYVLGDQPVKLDGLDLTLEGMLLEKNGVQASVGLGAACLGNPLNACLWLARTMAELGQPLRAGDVLLSGALGPMTPVVAGDSLRLRLTRLGEVSCRFI from the coding sequence ATGAGCCAACCCCATCTGCAATCCGCCGCCGCCGCACTGGCCCAGGCGCGCCAGAACCGACAACCCTGCGGGCGTGTGTCCGAGCGTTTCGACATCGTCAGCCTGCAGGACGCCTATGCCGTGCAGGCCATCAACACCCGCGCGGCGCTGGATGCCGGGCGCCGCCTCAGCGGCTGCAAGATCGGCCTCACCTCGCTGGCCGTGCAGCAGCAATTGGGCGTCGACCAGCCGGACTTCGGCATGCTGTTCGCCGACATGGAATACCGCCACGGTCAGGATGTGCCGACCGCACGGCTGATCCAGCCGAAGGCCGAGGGCGAGATCGCCTTCGTCCTTGGTCGTGACCTGCCGCATGCCGACACCACCCTGGGCGAGCTGATCAGCGCGGTCGACTACCTGCTGCCGGCGCTGGAGATCGTCGACTCGGCCATCGAGGACTGGAAGATCACCCTGGTCGACACCGTCGCCGACAACGCCTCCTCGGGCCTCTACGTGCTCGGCGATCAGCCGGTGAAGCTGGACGGCCTCGATCTGACCCTCGAAGGCATGCTGCTGGAGAAGAACGGCGTGCAGGCCTCGGTCGGTCTCGGTGCGGCCTGCCTGGGCAACCCGCTGAATGCCTGCCTGTGGCTGGCGCGCACCATGGCCGAACTGGGCCAGCCGTTGCGCGCCGGCGATGTGCTGCTGTCCGGCGCGCTGGGGCCGATGACGCCGGTGGTGGCCGGCGACAGCCTGCGCCTGCGTTTGACTCGACTGGGCGAGGTGAGCTGCCGGTTTATCTGA
- a CDS encoding NAD(P)H-dependent flavin oxidoreductase, which translates to MSAHTPSQHKVLELFAALPVPVLAAPMFLVSGPQLLSACCHAGIIGSMPAPNARTVEILEQWLEQISAEREQAQAAGTTLAPWMLNMIVHSTYDRFAAELELVKRFQPPIVSTALGSPKRVLEDVHAYGGVVMADVITPAMARKAADAGVDALILVCNGAGGHTGTNNPFAFVDEVRRFWDGPLGVAGAISNGRDVHAAQVLGYDFAVVGTRLVVTRESLVEDDYRQMLVDCSMDDVVVTKAVSGVLANWMRPSLEKAGIDPSGESKAGVDFSGNIASANKAWKHVWSAGQGVGQITHPCSVGELVSELVDGYRASLDRPLGHNRR; encoded by the coding sequence ATGAGTGCGCATACTCCTTCCCAGCACAAGGTGCTGGAGCTGTTCGCTGCGTTGCCCGTACCTGTGCTGGCGGCGCCGATGTTCCTGGTCTCCGGCCCGCAACTGCTGAGCGCCTGCTGCCACGCCGGCATCATCGGCAGCATGCCGGCGCCCAACGCCCGTACGGTGGAAATCCTCGAGCAGTGGCTGGAGCAGATCAGCGCCGAGCGTGAGCAGGCCCAGGCGGCTGGTACAACGCTGGCGCCGTGGATGCTGAACATGATCGTGCACAGCACCTATGACCGCTTCGCCGCCGAGCTGGAACTGGTGAAACGCTTCCAGCCACCGATCGTTTCCACCGCCCTGGGCAGCCCCAAGCGGGTGCTTGAAGACGTGCACGCCTATGGCGGTGTGGTGATGGCCGACGTGATCACCCCGGCCATGGCGCGCAAGGCTGCCGATGCCGGTGTCGATGCGCTGATCCTGGTGTGCAACGGCGCTGGCGGGCATACCGGCACCAATAACCCGTTCGCCTTCGTCGATGAAGTTCGACGCTTCTGGGACGGTCCACTGGGTGTTGCCGGGGCCATTTCCAATGGTCGCGACGTGCATGCCGCCCAGGTGCTCGGTTACGACTTCGCGGTGGTCGGCACGCGTCTGGTTGTCACCCGCGAAAGCCTGGTCGAGGACGACTACCGACAGATGCTGGTCGATTGCAGCATGGACGACGTGGTCGTGACCAAGGCGGTCAGCGGTGTGCTGGCCAACTGGATGCGTCCGTCGCTCGAGAAGGCCGGCATCGACCCCTCTGGCGAGAGCAAGGCCGGTGTCGATTTCTCCGGCAACATCGCCAGCGCCAACAAGGCCTGGAAGCACGTCTGGTCTGCTGGCCAGGGCGTGGGCCAGATCACCCACCCGTGCAGTGTCGGCGAACTCGTCAGCGAGCTGGTCGATGGTTATCGCGCCAGCCTCGACCGCCCGCTGGGCCACAACCGTCGTTGA